One window of the Betta splendens chromosome 21, fBetSpl5.4, whole genome shotgun sequence genome contains the following:
- the tspan7b gene encoding tetraspanin-7b encodes METKPVITCLKTLLIVYSFVFWITGAILLAVGVWGKLMLGPYISLIADNSTNAPYVLIGTGTVIIVFGLFGCFATCRGSPWMLKLYAMFLSLVFLAELVAGISGFVFRHEIKGTFHRTYTEAVQKYDAVDEASRAVDNLQHRLRCCGVYNYTSWFSSVYYPTKGIPASCCFNASDCNEDDLRNATIAPSKVYHQGCYELVTSFMETNMAIIAGVTFGIAFSQLIGMLLACCLSRIITANQYEMV; translated from the exons ATGGAGACCAAACCGGTCATCACCTGCCTCAAAACCCTGCTCATCGTCTACTCCTTCGTCTTCTGG atAACAGGAGCCATCCTGCTGGCGGTGGGAGTATGGGGGAAGCTGATGCTGGGCCCGTACATCTCCCTGATCGCCGACAACTCCACCAACGCGCCGTACGTCCTCATCGGCACCGGCACCGTCATCATCGTCTTCGGCCTGTTCGGATGCTTCGCCACCTGCAGAGGAAGCCCGTGGATGCTGAAGCTG tACGCCATGTTTCTCTCGCTCGTCTTCCTCGCTGAGCTGGTGGCGGGAATCTCCGGATTCGTGTTTCGCCACGAG atcAAGGGAACCTTCCACCGGACGTACACGGAGGCGGTGCAGAAGTACGACGCCGTGGACGAGGCCAGCCGCGCCGTGGACAACCTGCAGCACAGG TTGCGCTGCTGCGGCGTCTACAACTACACCAGCTGGTTCTCCAGCGTGTACTACCCCACCAAGGGCATTCccgccagctgctgcttcaacgCCTCCGACTGCAACGAAGACGACCTGCGCAACGCGACCATCGCCCCCTCCAAAGTCTACCACCAG GGCTGCTACGAACTGGTCACTTCCTTCATGGAAACCAACATGGCCATTATTGCGGGAGTGACATTTGGCATCGCCTTCTCACAA CTGATCGGCATGCTGCTGGCCTGCTGTCTGTCCAGGATCATCACAGCCAACCAGTATGAGATGGTCTAG